In one window of Opitutus sp. GAS368 DNA:
- a CDS encoding four helix bundle protein, with translation MNHDKLKQRTKQFALRVVRMSEALPRSISGDGLSRQIVRSATSVAANYRSACRGKSRADFVAKMGLVEEEADESALWLELIAEAGLLPEAKTAALHAEAGELTAIAVSSIRTARAGRVTPHSAVRSPHSK, from the coding sequence ATGAACCACGACAAGCTTAAGCAACGAACCAAGCAGTTTGCCTTGCGGGTGGTCCGTATGAGCGAAGCCCTGCCGCGTTCGATTTCGGGCGATGGGCTGAGCCGCCAGATTGTCCGTTCCGCGACCTCGGTAGCCGCCAACTACCGGTCCGCGTGCCGCGGAAAATCGCGGGCGGATTTTGTGGCTAAAATGGGCCTCGTTGAGGAAGAGGCTGATGAGTCCGCGCTTTGGCTGGAGCTTATCGCCGAAGCCGGGCTGCTGCCGGAGGCCAAAACCGCCGCCTTGCATGCCGAGGCCGGCGAACTCACGGCCATTGCGGTTTCGTCCATCCGCACCGCCCGTGCAGGCAGGGTCACTCCGCACTCCGCAGTCCGTAGTCCGCACTCGAAATGA
- a CDS encoding efflux RND transporter periplasmic adaptor subunit: MPAPTNPSAPTAPVAPLKKKSRRKLFIVLGVLAVIVIAAVAFSASRNKDAGIPVTTEKAIVKTITQLVTATGKVQPEIEVKISPEVAGEITAIPIKEGGSVKKGDLLVSIRPDQYQAQVDQQEANLVAARATAVQAKSQLVKATDDFKRSADLFAKKLISDSDYDAARSNLEVAQANYDNASAQIRRTEGSLSQFRDQLSKTTIYSPMDGSISSLSSEIGERVVGTGSFAGTEIMRVADLSNMEVRIKVNENDIVNVKLGDHALISIDAYPGRKFTGAVKEISSSAAGTGATGSGNNAVPTDDVTNFLVKIRITDRDASLRPGMSGTVDIETQTVTNVVAIPVQSVTVRAAGGKTSEELQQAKAKEAKERSGNDLDLAKEKEDARRNLEKLDRVVFVKTGDTVKLRKVETGIADNASIEVKSGLKAGEEVVSGSYAAISRKLKDGSKVMIEKPKKEEAAK; this comes from the coding sequence ATGCCTGCACCTACGAACCCATCCGCCCCCACGGCGCCCGTCGCTCCCCTGAAAAAGAAATCCCGCCGCAAGCTGTTCATTGTGCTTGGCGTGCTGGCCGTCATCGTTATCGCGGCCGTCGCTTTCAGTGCATCGCGGAACAAGGACGCGGGCATCCCGGTGACCACCGAGAAAGCCATCGTGAAGACCATCACCCAGCTCGTGACCGCCACGGGCAAGGTCCAGCCCGAGATCGAGGTGAAGATCTCCCCCGAAGTGGCCGGTGAAATCACCGCAATTCCCATCAAGGAGGGTGGCTCGGTCAAGAAGGGCGACCTGCTCGTCAGCATCCGGCCCGACCAATATCAGGCGCAGGTCGACCAGCAGGAAGCGAACCTCGTCGCGGCCCGGGCCACCGCCGTGCAGGCCAAGTCCCAGCTCGTCAAGGCGACGGACGACTTTAAGCGCAGCGCCGACCTGTTCGCCAAGAAACTCATCTCCGACTCCGACTACGACGCGGCCAGGAGCAACCTCGAGGTGGCCCAGGCCAACTACGACAACGCCTCGGCGCAGATCCGCCGCACCGAGGGATCCCTCAGCCAGTTCCGCGACCAGCTGAGCAAGACGACCATCTACTCCCCGATGGATGGCAGCATCAGCTCGCTCAGCAGCGAGATCGGCGAGCGGGTCGTGGGCACGGGTTCCTTCGCCGGCACGGAAATCATGCGCGTGGCCGATCTCTCCAACATGGAGGTCCGTATCAAGGTAAACGAAAACGACATCGTGAACGTGAAGCTCGGCGACCACGCACTGATCAGCATCGACGCCTATCCCGGCCGCAAATTCACCGGCGCCGTCAAGGAAATCTCCAGTTCCGCCGCCGGCACCGGGGCCACGGGCAGTGGCAACAACGCGGTCCCCACCGACGACGTCACCAACTTCCTCGTCAAGATTCGCATCACCGACCGCGACGCGAGCCTTCGTCCGGGCATGAGCGGCACCGTGGACATCGAGACCCAGACGGTCACCAACGTCGTCGCGATCCCGGTCCAGAGCGTCACCGTCCGCGCGGCGGGCGGCAAGACCTCCGAGGAACTCCAGCAGGCCAAGGCCAAGGAGGCCAAGGAGCGCTCCGGCAACGATCTCGACCTGGCCAAGGAAAAGGAGGACGCGCGCCGCAATCTCGAGAAGCTCGACCGCGTGGTCTTCGTCAAGACCGGCGACACCGTCAAGCTGCGCAAGGTCGAGACCGGCATCGCCGACAACGCTTCCATCGAGGTCAAATCCGGCCTCAAGGCCGGCGAGGAGGTCGTATCCGGCAGCTACGCCGCCATCAGCCGCAAGCTGAAGGACGGCAGCAAGGTCATGATCGAGAAACCCAAGAAAGAGGAAGCCGCCAAATGA
- a CDS encoding ABC transporter permease encodes MQRLYNEFIESFRIALTQIRANKMRSVLTALGVIIGIVAVTLMGTAIKGIDTGFNNSLAMLGDDVLYVQKWPWGGVEDWWNYANRPPIRPESAEKLNRIIEQTPNSLLEVAVPVAGTGAPIKSGDNKVNGVTIFGTTADYGRLISADFSEGRLFNETEAAGARPVCVLGFDVAEALFQGQSPLDQSVVIAGHPFTVIGVIAKQGSFLGLFSFDNQAIVPLEAFRRYAGVRRGAEIRVKVKDKTRLMDAKEELIGAMRRVRGQLPGERDNFTVNEQQAFKAQLDPIKQGIALAGLFITGLSLFVGAIGIMNITFVSVKERTKEIGTRKALGARRRSILLQFLIEAVSICLIGGTVGLLLTYGMVFGVGKAFPAMPVEFSVGLVFISMAVSVATGIASGFVPAWGASRLDPVVALRYE; translated from the coding sequence ATGCAACGCCTCTACAACGAGTTCATCGAGTCCTTCCGCATCGCGCTCACTCAGATCCGGGCGAACAAGATGCGTTCCGTCCTGACCGCGCTGGGCGTCATCATCGGCATCGTGGCCGTCACGCTCATGGGCACCGCCATCAAGGGCATCGATACGGGATTCAACAACAGCCTCGCCATGCTCGGTGACGACGTGCTCTACGTCCAGAAATGGCCTTGGGGCGGCGTCGAGGACTGGTGGAACTACGCGAACCGTCCGCCCATCCGCCCGGAATCCGCGGAGAAACTCAACCGGATCATCGAGCAGACGCCCAATTCCCTGCTCGAGGTCGCCGTGCCCGTGGCCGGCACCGGCGCCCCGATCAAGTCCGGCGACAACAAGGTCAACGGCGTGACCATTTTTGGCACCACGGCCGATTACGGCCGCCTCATCAGCGCGGATTTCAGCGAGGGCCGGCTTTTCAACGAGACCGAGGCGGCCGGCGCGCGCCCCGTCTGCGTGCTCGGCTTCGACGTGGCCGAGGCCCTCTTTCAGGGTCAGTCGCCGCTCGACCAGTCGGTCGTCATCGCCGGGCATCCCTTCACGGTCATCGGCGTGATTGCCAAGCAAGGCTCCTTCCTCGGCCTGTTCAGCTTCGACAACCAGGCCATCGTGCCGCTCGAGGCGTTCCGGCGCTATGCGGGCGTGCGCCGCGGGGCGGAGATCCGGGTGAAGGTCAAGGACAAGACCCGCCTGATGGACGCGAAGGAGGAACTGATCGGCGCCATGCGCCGCGTGCGCGGCCAGCTGCCCGGCGAGCGGGACAACTTCACGGTCAATGAGCAGCAGGCCTTCAAGGCGCAGCTCGATCCGATCAAGCAGGGCATCGCCCTGGCGGGCCTGTTCATCACCGGCCTGTCGCTTTTCGTCGGTGCCATCGGCATCATGAACATCACCTTCGTCAGCGTGAAGGAACGCACCAAGGAGATCGGCACGCGCAAGGCCCTGGGGGCCCGCCGCCGCAGCATCCTGCTCCAGTTCCTGATCGAGGCCGTCTCGATCTGCCTCATCGGCGGCACGGTCGGGCTCCTGCTCACCTACGGGATGGTCTTCGGCGTCGGCAAGGCCTTTCCCGCCATGCCGGTCGAATTCTCCGTCGGGCTCGTCTTCATCAGCATGGCGGTCTCGGTGGCCACCGGTATCGCCTCGGGTTTCGTGCCCGCCTGGGGTGCCTCCCGCCTCGATCCCGTGGTGGCGCTACGCTATGAGTGA
- a CDS encoding ABC transporter ATP-binding protein, with protein sequence MGAEIVHALCGVALTVRRNEYLAVMGPSGSGKSTMMNMLGCLDTPTTGKYHFTGKDVSGMTDDELADIRNREIGFVFQTFNLLPRSTTLANVELPLIYAGLSPAARRERAIRALHDVGLGERMGHKPNELSGGQRQRVAIARALVNHPSIILADEPTGNLDSKTGEEIMQLLEELYEQGNTIIVVTHEEDIARHARRIVRLRDGLIESDVRQQ encoded by the coding sequence ATGGGCGCGGAGATCGTTCACGCCCTGTGCGGCGTCGCCCTCACCGTCCGGCGCAACGAATACCTCGCCGTCATGGGGCCGTCCGGTTCCGGCAAATCCACCATGATGAACATGCTGGGCTGCCTCGACACGCCCACCACGGGCAAATACCACTTCACGGGCAAGGATGTCTCGGGCATGACCGACGACGAGCTGGCGGACATCCGCAACCGCGAGATCGGCTTCGTCTTCCAGACCTTCAACCTGCTCCCGCGTTCGACCACCCTGGCCAACGTCGAGCTGCCCCTGATTTACGCGGGCCTTTCGCCCGCCGCCCGCCGCGAGCGGGCCATCCGGGCCTTGCATGACGTCGGCCTCGGCGAGCGCATGGGCCACAAGCCCAACGAGCTTTCGGGTGGTCAGCGCCAGCGCGTGGCCATCGCCCGCGCCCTCGTCAACCACCCTTCCATCATCCTCGCCGACGAGCCGACCGGCAACCTCGATTCCAAGACCGGCGAGGAGATCATGCAGCTGCTCGAGGAGCTCTACGAACAGGGCAACACCATCATCGTCGTCACCCACGAGGAGGACATCGCCCGCCACGCCCGCCGCATCGTCCGCCTGCGCGACGGCCTGATCGAGAGCGACGTTCGCCAGCAGTAA
- a CDS encoding GNAT family N-acetyltransferase, protein MTAAAMQVLETERLVLRRLTPEDAAFILELLNDPLFLHFVGDKGVRTREDAVEYIRHGPVASYSQHGFGLFLVSLKADGTPIGMCGLLKRAVLEDVDVGFGFLSRYGGNGYATEAAAATVSYGRRLGIRRIVAITAPDNVASGNVLRKIGLHHTQTLPLPGYKEPSLLFTPVDQVTARPDAALRPPSPIAPPPDRRATAG, encoded by the coding sequence GTGACCGCCGCCGCCATGCAGGTGCTGGAAACCGAGCGATTGGTGCTGCGCCGGCTGACGCCGGAGGACGCCGCGTTCATCCTCGAACTGCTGAACGACCCGCTGTTCCTGCACTTCGTGGGCGACAAGGGCGTGCGCACCCGCGAAGACGCGGTGGAATACATCCGGCACGGCCCCGTCGCCAGCTACTCGCAACACGGCTTCGGCCTGTTCCTGGTGTCGCTCAAGGCGGACGGCACGCCGATCGGCATGTGCGGCCTGCTGAAACGCGCCGTGCTGGAGGACGTCGACGTGGGTTTCGGATTTCTCAGCCGGTATGGCGGCAACGGCTATGCCACCGAGGCCGCCGCCGCCACGGTCAGTTACGGGCGCCGGCTGGGCATCCGGCGCATCGTCGCCATTACGGCCCCGGACAACGTCGCCTCGGGCAACGTGCTCAGGAAAATCGGCCTGCACCACACGCAGACCCTGCCGCTGCCCGGCTACAAGGAACCGAGCCTGCTGTTCACGCCGGTGGACCAGGTCACGGCCCGGCCGGACGCGGCGCTTCGGCCTCCTTCACCAATCGCGCCGCCGCCTGATCGTCGGGCAACAGCCGGCTGA
- a CDS encoding MFS transporter, translating into MPATDQHHHLPRGRERATLLVLGAVQFTHILDFMIMMPLGAQLMSAFNITPAQFSQLVACYGIAAAVSGFAGGFLLDKFDRKRALLVLYAGFGLATLACGLAPTYHLLLLARLAAGAFGGLASSLVTAMVGDFIPPARRGRAMGIVTAAFPVASVLGVPAGLMLAGHFGWHAAFFLLAGCVVVNLIIGSLALPHLRTAVHGHEPWQQMKQIMTHGVHLRAFAVGSMLGMAGGILVPFLAPSFIANVGLNEGVELPIAYAVGGVATAISTPIIGWLSDHMDRLRLLVIMSLGAVVVTLVIMRLGPASVVIASLMMALFMVTMSGRYAPAMTMITNAVEARYRGGFMSIISALQLAANAVASILAGWFVSKDAAGHLRGLPMVSYVATGFFILTLLFAFELRAAAPHVASHAKKDAPPPPPSPDSAAA; encoded by the coding sequence ATGCCTGCAACCGACCAGCACCATCACCTGCCGCGGGGCCGCGAGCGCGCCACGCTGCTCGTGCTCGGCGCCGTGCAGTTCACCCATATCCTGGACTTCATGATCATGATGCCGCTGGGCGCGCAGCTCATGTCGGCCTTCAATATCACGCCCGCGCAATTCTCCCAGCTGGTGGCGTGCTACGGAATCGCGGCGGCAGTGAGCGGGTTTGCCGGCGGCTTCCTGCTCGACAAATTCGACCGGAAACGCGCCCTCCTCGTCCTTTACGCCGGCTTCGGACTGGCCACGCTCGCCTGCGGCCTCGCGCCCACCTACCATCTGCTGCTCCTGGCGCGGCTCGCGGCCGGCGCCTTCGGCGGACTCGCCAGTTCGCTGGTCACCGCCATGGTCGGTGACTTCATCCCGCCCGCCCGGCGCGGCCGGGCCATGGGCATCGTGACGGCGGCGTTTCCGGTCGCCTCGGTCCTCGGCGTGCCGGCCGGCCTGATGCTGGCGGGACACTTCGGCTGGCATGCCGCGTTTTTCCTGCTGGCCGGCTGTGTGGTGGTGAACCTCATCATCGGTTCGCTGGCCCTGCCTCATTTGCGCACTGCCGTGCACGGCCATGAACCGTGGCAACAGATGAAGCAAATCATGACGCATGGCGTCCATCTGCGCGCTTTTGCCGTGGGCTCGATGCTGGGCATGGCCGGCGGCATCCTGGTGCCATTCCTGGCGCCCTCGTTCATCGCCAACGTCGGCCTGAACGAGGGGGTCGAGCTGCCCATCGCCTATGCCGTCGGCGGCGTCGCCACCGCCATCAGCACCCCGATCATCGGCTGGCTCAGCGATCACATGGACCGGCTGCGACTGCTGGTCATCATGTCCCTCGGTGCCGTGGTTGTCACCCTGGTCATCATGCGGCTCGGGCCGGCCTCGGTCGTGATTGCCAGCCTGATGATGGCGCTGTTCATGGTCACCATGTCCGGCCGCTACGCTCCCGCCATGACGATGATCACCAACGCGGTCGAGGCCCGCTATCGCGGCGGCTTCATGAGCATCATCTCGGCCCTGCAACTGGCGGCCAACGCCGTGGCGAGCATCCTCGCCGGCTGGTTCGTTTCCAAGGACGCAGCCGGGCACCTGCGGGGACTGCCAATGGTGAGCTACGTCGCGACCGGCTTCTTCATCCTGACGCTGCTTTTTGCTTTTGAACTCCGGGCCGCCGCCCCGCACGTCGCGAGCCATGCGAAAAAAGACGCGCCGCCGCCGCCACCCTCACCGGACAGTGCTGCCGCCTGA
- a CDS encoding ABC transporter permease, whose product MIFAEILRMALSSLGANKLRSSLTMLGITIGVFSVIGVMTAVSALRQSVESGLSFLGSNIIQIAKYPIGPVGDDNSRRRIRARRDITLANAQRFVQLMEGISDVICLKTFQNDDPPQATYENRKTNPNITFGGSNEYFLEANQYTIEFGRNYTPADVELARPLAIIGKGIVDKLFPGEDPLGKRLKVAGHTYTVVGVFAEKGSAFGNSQDDIIMVPITRFITDYGANRRSINIAIQSPSQDRYNETVDKAITMMRIVRGLRPDQENDFELYSNDSLIAAFAKVADVISAGAFVISAIALLAAGVGIMNIMLVSVTERTKEIGIRKSIGARKVSILTQFLVESVCISVAGGLLGILIGIGAGNGLALMLKASLVFPWGWALTALLVCGGIGIGFGFYPAWKAAALDPIEALRYE is encoded by the coding sequence ATGATCTTCGCCGAGATTCTCCGGATGGCGCTGAGTTCGCTCGGGGCGAACAAGCTGCGCTCGTCGCTCACGATGCTCGGCATCACCATCGGCGTGTTTTCCGTCATCGGCGTGATGACCGCCGTCTCCGCGTTGCGGCAGTCGGTCGAGAGCGGCCTCAGTTTCCTCGGTTCGAACATCATCCAGATCGCCAAATATCCCATCGGGCCGGTCGGGGACGACAACAGCCGCCGCCGCATCCGGGCCCGGCGCGACATCACCCTCGCCAATGCCCAGCGGTTTGTGCAGCTGATGGAGGGGATCAGCGACGTCATCTGCCTCAAGACCTTCCAGAACGACGACCCGCCCCAGGCCACCTACGAGAACCGCAAGACGAATCCGAACATAACGTTCGGCGGCTCCAACGAGTATTTCCTCGAGGCCAACCAGTACACCATTGAGTTCGGCCGCAATTACACGCCGGCGGATGTCGAGCTCGCCCGGCCGCTGGCCATCATCGGCAAGGGCATCGTCGACAAGCTGTTTCCCGGGGAAGATCCCCTCGGCAAACGCCTCAAGGTCGCCGGACACACCTACACGGTCGTCGGGGTTTTTGCGGAAAAAGGCTCCGCGTTCGGCAACAGCCAGGATGACATCATCATGGTGCCGATCACCCGCTTCATCACCGATTACGGCGCCAACCGGCGTTCCATCAACATCGCCATCCAGTCGCCCAGCCAGGATCGCTACAACGAGACGGTCGACAAGGCCATCACCATGATGCGCATCGTCCGCGGGCTGAGGCCCGACCAGGAAAATGATTTTGAACTCTATTCCAACGACTCGCTCATCGCCGCCTTCGCCAAGGTTGCCGACGTCATCAGTGCCGGCGCCTTTGTCATCAGCGCCATCGCCCTGCTGGCCGCCGGCGTGGGCATCATGAACATCATGCTCGTCAGCGTGACCGAGCGGACGAAGGAGATCGGCATCCGCAAATCCATCGGGGCCCGCAAGGTCAGCATCCTGACCCAGTTTCTCGTCGAGTCCGTCTGCATCTCGGTGGCCGGCGGCCTGCTCGGCATCCTCATTGGCATCGGGGCGGGCAACGGCCTGGCGCTGATGCTGAAGGCGTCACTGGTTTTCCCGTGGGGCTGGGCCCTCACGGCCCTCCTCGTGTGTGGTGGCATCGGCATCGGCTTCGGTTTCTACCCGGCGTGGAAAGCCGCCGCACTCGACCCGATCGAGGCCCTCCGTTACGAGTAA
- a CDS encoding U32 family peptidase: MPTAPSLESAAAPRPVPVRPELLAPAGDWECAKAAVENGADAIYFGLERFNARMRAKNFTVADLPKLMEFLHRRGVRGYVTFNTLVFADELAATVDYLKAIITAGVDAAIVQDVGICRLIRSLSPDFPIHTSTQMTVTSAAGVEFARELGAHLVVLARENSLKEIAAIRDAQLAAGTALPLEVFVHGALCVAYSGQCLTSESLGGRSANRGECAQACRMPYELVSDGQKVDLGDRRYLLSPQDLSGLDVLPDLVRSGVASLKIEGRLKSPEYVANITRVYRQALDKVMAEVFGPTPAPEAAVMAGVRKESLYDLEMGFSRGLYTGWFRGIQNQELAHARFGTKRGVYLGQVTRLSADSVTLKLTAPAKPGDGIVFDAGRPDEREEGGRIYYVDQHGGETTLRFGRGDIDFARIHVGDRIWKTNDPELDRRVRATFEGDQIRFRREIHLEVHGAAGTPLTLFARDEQGHVTKAGSTLPLARAEKQPLTTERLTDQLGRLGGTPFRLGTLQNHLEGDVILPVKELNELRRRTATELEAQRAVPPRWQFPENFSPPAFPAAPAVTAAELIVVIREPHQLEAAWAAGARTFYCEFENPKHYRDTVVRFRALQGDQPTASIWVAAPRVFKPGEEWIIKQVLSCEADGYLVRNYDHLKAFAGRRLRGDFSLNVANPLTADYFVNHHGLERVTASYDLNIGQLEALLQNAPGTWFDITLHQHMPMFHMEHCVFCAFLSTGKDYRDCGRPCDTHRVALRDRVGAEHPLKADAGCRNTVYNSRAQTGAEYAARLMALGARSFRVEFLTESADEVTRTVERYRQLLGGQITGAELWRELKLINQLGVTRGQMETPARVLPRKS; encoded by the coding sequence ATGCCGACCGCCCCCAGCCTTGAATCTGCCGCCGCTCCGCGCCCTGTGCCGGTGCGGCCGGAGTTGCTGGCGCCGGCGGGCGACTGGGAGTGCGCCAAGGCCGCGGTGGAAAACGGCGCCGATGCGATCTACTTCGGCCTCGAGCGCTTCAACGCCCGGATGCGCGCCAAGAACTTCACGGTCGCCGACCTGCCGAAGCTCATGGAGTTCCTCCACCGGCGCGGCGTGCGCGGCTACGTGACGTTCAACACCCTAGTCTTCGCCGATGAACTCGCCGCGACCGTGGACTACCTGAAGGCCATCATCACCGCCGGCGTTGACGCCGCCATCGTGCAGGACGTCGGCATCTGCCGGCTCATCCGCTCGCTCTCGCCGGACTTTCCCATCCACACCTCCACGCAGATGACGGTGACGAGCGCGGCCGGCGTGGAATTCGCGCGTGAACTCGGGGCCCACCTGGTCGTGCTCGCCCGCGAAAACTCCCTCAAGGAAATCGCCGCCATCCGCGACGCCCAGCTGGCGGCCGGCACCGCGCTGCCCCTGGAGGTCTTCGTGCATGGCGCGCTCTGCGTCGCCTATTCCGGCCAGTGCCTCACGAGCGAGTCGCTCGGCGGCCGCTCGGCCAACCGTGGCGAATGCGCCCAGGCCTGCCGCATGCCCTACGAGCTCGTTTCCGACGGCCAGAAGGTCGACCTCGGCGACCGCCGCTATCTGCTCAGCCCGCAGGATCTCTCCGGCCTCGACGTGCTGCCGGACCTGGTGCGTTCCGGTGTCGCCTCGCTCAAGATTGAAGGCCGGCTGAAGAGCCCCGAATACGTCGCCAACATCACGCGTGTCTACCGCCAGGCGCTCGACAAGGTGATGGCCGAGGTCTTCGGCCCGACGCCCGCCCCCGAGGCGGCCGTGATGGCTGGGGTGCGAAAGGAATCGCTCTACGATTTGGAAATGGGCTTCTCGCGCGGCCTCTACACCGGCTGGTTCCGCGGCATCCAGAACCAGGAACTCGCGCACGCCCGTTTCGGCACCAAGCGCGGCGTCTACCTCGGCCAAGTCACCCGGCTGAGCGCGGACAGCGTGACCCTCAAGCTCACCGCCCCGGCCAAGCCCGGCGATGGCATCGTATTCGATGCCGGCCGGCCCGACGAAAGGGAGGAAGGCGGCCGCATCTACTACGTCGACCAGCACGGGGGTGAGACCACGCTGCGCTTCGGCCGCGGCGACATCGATTTTGCCCGCATCCATGTCGGCGACCGCATCTGGAAAACAAACGACCCCGAACTCGACCGCCGTGTGCGTGCGACCTTCGAGGGCGACCAGATCCGCTTCCGCCGTGAGATTCACCTCGAGGTGCACGGCGCCGCCGGCACGCCGCTGACCCTTTTTGCCCGCGACGAACAAGGCCATGTAACGAAGGCCGGATCCACCCTGCCGCTGGCCCGCGCCGAGAAGCAGCCGCTCACGACCGAACGCCTGACCGACCAGCTCGGCCGGCTCGGCGGCACGCCGTTCCGGCTTGGCACGCTGCAGAACCATCTCGAGGGCGACGTCATCCTGCCGGTCAAGGAACTCAACGAGCTGCGCCGGCGCACCGCCACCGAGCTCGAGGCGCAGCGGGCCGTGCCGCCGCGCTGGCAGTTCCCGGAAAATTTCTCCCCACCCGCCTTCCCGGCCGCACCCGCTGTCACCGCCGCCGAATTGATTGTCGTGATCCGCGAACCGCACCAGCTCGAGGCCGCGTGGGCCGCCGGAGCCCGGACCTTCTATTGCGAATTCGAGAACCCGAAGCACTACCGCGATACCGTCGTCCGCTTTCGCGCGTTGCAGGGCGACCAACCGACCGCCTCGATCTGGGTTGCGGCGCCGCGTGTGTTCAAACCCGGCGAGGAATGGATCATCAAGCAGGTGCTGTCGTGCGAGGCCGACGGCTACCTGGTGCGCAACTACGACCACCTGAAAGCCTTCGCCGGCCGACGTCTGCGTGGCGATTTCTCGCTCAATGTCGCCAATCCGCTCACGGCGGATTACTTCGTCAACCACCACGGACTGGAGCGCGTGACCGCCTCCTACGACCTGAACATCGGCCAGCTCGAAGCGCTGTTGCAGAATGCTCCCGGCACGTGGTTCGACATCACGCTGCACCAGCATATGCCGATGTTTCACATGGAGCACTGCGTGTTCTGTGCGTTCCTGTCGACGGGCAAGGACTACCGCGACTGCGGCCGGCCGTGCGACACCCATCGCGTGGCGTTGCGCGACCGCGTCGGCGCCGAACATCCGCTCAAAGCCGACGCCGGCTGCCGCAACACCGTCTACAATAGCCGCGCGCAAACCGGCGCGGAATACGCCGCGCGACTGATGGCCCTCGGCGCCCGGAGTTTTCGCGTGGAATTCCTGACCGAGTCCGCCGACGAGGTGACGCGCACCGTCGAGCGCTACCGCCAGCTACTCGGCGGACAGATCACCGGCGCCGAGCTGTGGCGCGAGCTGAAACTGATCAATCAGCTGGGCGTCACACGCGGCCAGATGGAAACCCCCGCCCGCGTCCTGCCGCGCAAGAGCTGA
- a CDS encoding nucleoside monophosphate kinase — protein sequence MSEALKTSAPTLTPAALPSADLEIKDARIIFDPIWDDLEAHFGRQHLRFPKEIILLGGAPGAGKGTNTAFIAKTRGLTCTPIVMSSLLDTPEMKRIKDAGNMIGDREVLAVLLRRLLKPEYRDGVILDGFPRTKVQVECLKMLYEKMTQLWREFYGTPLAIHFRQPVVQIVVLFVDEKESVARQLKRGVETKAHNDEVRRSGHGQLLEERATDFDEKLARRRYRVFKEQTWDALLSLKDVFHYHLINAEGAFGEVEQNILEELEYQSSLELDPRTYDRLRLLPLASEIIVHARQELVKRLDGYEISHPEVFQRVVTLIEKKMMPIITRHALSGHANINSEDTVFDEPLALAMLIDIFSERGYHAVVDVHRIEIPETVDLKTGKITCRLKKVYRCIIRFKGSEIRRG from the coding sequence ATGAGCGAAGCCCTGAAAACCTCCGCCCCGACGCTGACGCCGGCGGCCCTGCCTTCCGCCGACCTGGAAATCAAGGACGCCCGGATAATTTTTGATCCCATCTGGGACGACCTGGAGGCCCACTTCGGCCGCCAGCACCTGCGTTTCCCGAAGGAGATCATCCTGCTCGGCGGCGCCCCCGGCGCCGGCAAGGGCACCAACACCGCTTTCATCGCCAAGACCCGCGGCCTGACCTGCACCCCGATCGTGATGAGTTCATTGCTCGACACGCCGGAGATGAAGCGGATCAAGGACGCCGGCAACATGATCGGCGACCGCGAGGTGCTGGCCGTGCTCTTGCGCCGGCTGCTCAAACCCGAATACCGCGACGGAGTCATCCTCGACGGCTTCCCCCGCACCAAGGTGCAGGTCGAGTGCCTGAAGATGCTTTACGAGAAGATGACGCAGCTCTGGCGCGAGTTCTACGGCACACCGCTGGCCATCCATTTCCGTCAGCCGGTCGTGCAGATCGTGGTGCTTTTCGTCGACGAGAAGGAGAGCGTGGCCCGCCAGCTCAAGCGCGGCGTGGAAACCAAGGCGCACAACGACGAGGTTCGCCGCAGCGGCCACGGCCAGCTGCTGGAGGAACGCGCCACCGACTTTGACGAAAAGCTCGCCCGCCGCCGCTACCGGGTCTTCAAGGAACAGACGTGGGACGCGCTGCTGTCCCTGAAGGACGTCTTCCACTATCACCTGATCAACGCCGAGGGGGCCTTTGGGGAGGTCGAGCAGAACATCCTCGAGGAACTGGAGTATCAGAGCTCCCTCGAGCTCGACCCGCGGACTTACGACCGCTTGCGACTGCTGCCGCTGGCCAGCGAAATCATCGTCCACGCCCGGCAGGAGCTGGTCAAGCGGCTCGACGGCTACGAGATCAGCCACCCCGAGGTTTTCCAGCGGGTCGTGACCCTGATCGAGAAAAAGATGATGCCGATCATCACCCGGCACGCCCTCTCCGGCCACGCCAACATCAACAGCGAGGACACCGTCTTCGACGAACCCCTCGCGCTCGCCATGCTGATCGATATCTTTTCGGAACGCGGCTATCATGCCGTCGTGGACGTGCATCGCATCGAGATTCCCGAGACGGTGGACCTGAAGACCGGCAAGATCACCTGCCGCCTGAAGAAGGTCTACCGCTGCATCATCCGGTTCAAGGGCTCGGAAATCCGCCGCGGGTGA